Part of the Armatimonadota bacterium genome, CCCGGCGCAGCGTCGCCCGGAGTTCCTCCTCGGTGATCTCGTGCCCCTCGAGGTACTTGGCGGCCAGGGCATCGTCCAGGTCGGCGGCCGCCTCCAGGAGCCGCTCGCGCATGGCCTCCACCTGGTCGCGCAGGGCCGCGGGGATGTCGGTCTCGTCGGAACGCGTCCCGAGGTCGTCCAGGTAGATGATGGACTTCATGCGGATGAGGTCCACCACCCCCTCGAACCCGTCCTCGGCCCCGATGGGTAGTTGCACGGGCACGGGGTTGGCTCCCAGCCGCTCGCGCACCATGGCCACCGTGCGCAGGAAGTCGGCACCGGTCCGGTCCATCTTGTTGATGTAGATGATGCGGGGCACCCGGTACCGGTCGGCCTGTCGCCACACGGTCTCGGACTGGGGCTGGACCCCTTCCACCGCCGAGATCACCACCACCGCCCCGTCCAGGACACGCAGCGACCGTTCCACCTCCACGGTGAAGTCCACGTGCCCGGGGGTGTCGATGATGTTGATGCGGTGGTCCCGCCAGTAGCACGTGGTGGCCGCCGAGGTGATGGTGATCCCGCGCTCGCGCTCCTGCACCATGAAGTCCATGGTGGCCGAGCCCTCGTCCACCTCGCCCAGGCGGTGGACCCGGCCCGTGTAGAACAGGATGCGCTCGGTGGTCGTCGTCTTGCCCGCGTCGATGTGGGCGACGATGCCAATGTTCCGAATGGTCCGCAGCGCCTCTCTCGTCGCCACCGGCATGCCCTCAGCCCTCGCGCGCGTCGCCGTTACCATCGGTAGTGCGCGAACGCCTTGTTCGCCTCCGCCATCTTGTGGGTATCCTCGCGCTTCTTCACCGCCGCGCCCTGGCCGACGGAGGCGTCCAGGAGCTCCGCGGCCAGCTTCTCGGCGAACGTCCGGCGGTCCCGGCGCGCCCGCGCGTACTGCACCAGCCACCGCAGGCCCAGCGACAGCCGCCGCTCCGGCCGCACCTCCACGGGCACCTGGTAGGTCGCCCCGCCGACCCGGCGGGGGCGCACCTCCAGCAACGGCGAGGCGTTGGCCAGGGCCTTCTCGAAGACCTTGACCGGGTCCTGACCGCTCTTCTCCTTGACGATGTCGAACGCCCGGTAGACATGGCGGGCGGCCAGGCTCTTCTTCCCGCGCATCATCACCTTGTTGATCAGCCGGTGCACGATCACGTTGTGGTAGACGGGATCTGGCCCGATCTCCCGCGGCCGCACCGGACCCTTACGCGGCATCGCCCGTCTCCTTCCCTTCCCCTCGCGCTGCGCCCATCACTTCTTGGGGCGCTTGGCGCCGTACTTGGACCGTCCGCGCATCCGGCCGGCCACGCCCGCGGCGTCCAGCGTGCCCCGGACGATGTGGTACCGGATCCCCGGCAGGTCCTTCACACGCCCGCCCCGGATCAGCACGACGGAGTGCTCCTGCAGGTTGTGTCCGATGCCGGGGATGTAGGCGGTCACCTCGATCCCGTTGGTGAGCCGCACCCGGGCGATCTTGCGCAGCGCTGAATTGGGCTTCTTGGGCGTCGTGGTCTTCACCTGAATGCAGACGCCCCGCCGGAACGGGCTGCCCTGCAGCGCCGGCGACTTGCTTTTGCTGCGCAGCCGGTGCCGGCCGAGCCGGACCAGCTGGTTGACCGTCGGCATCCTCACCGCCTCCGTATCTCCCCATCCGCATGCCGCATGCCCTCCCCCGCCCGCAGGGCACGCAGAGAGGGCGACGCCACCGGGGTCCCTCACGACGCGGGCCCGGGGGTTTCGCCAGGACGTCGCTTGTGGTGCCTCGCCTGGCGCCGCACCATACGAGGCCCGGCCGCAGTGCCCCGCGGTGACGCGGGGCCAGCCAGGCCCTGCGGTGCAGCGTACAAGGGCTCGGGGGAAGATGACCGCGCGACGACCGTCGAGCCCCGACTGCGATCCCGCCCTGCGGGATCTATGGCGCGGGCCGGTCCTCCACCAGGACCGCCGCTGCGGCGGCACCCACCCCGATGCCGCAGGCCCGGCCCAGCAGCGCCATGGACTCCACCTCGGTCACGGGGAGTCCCCGTTCCGCCGCGGCCCGCACCACCGGCTCGACCACCCGCGGATCGGCGTCGGCCGCCACGAAGACCTCCGCCGCCCGCCCGCGGGCCACCGCCTTCGCGGTCTGGGTGGCCCCGACCACCCGGGAAGCCGCGGCGCGCAGCCGCGCCAGCGCATCGGTCGTCATCGGGTGCCTACGCGCCAGCCGATTCTAGCATCGACCCCCAGGGGTGTCAACGCGCGCGCCGTCCCCCGGTCCGTCTTCGGCGGGTCGCAACCCGGGAAGGTGCCATCGCCCTTCCCGCGCCTCCCGCCCGGCCGCACCGGGCGGACGGCTCCCGGCCGCGAGGCTCCCAGGCCGGGGTGGCCCCGGCGGGGGTCACAGTTCGGCGGTGACCTTCAGCTGCCGGTAGCGGGGCATACCCGTCCCCGCCGGGATCAACTTGCCGATGATGACGTTCTCCTTCAGCCCGATCAGGGGGTCGACCTTCCCCCGGGTGGCGGCGTCGGTCAGGACGCGGGCCGTCTCCTGGAACGACGCAGCCGACAGGAAGCTCTCGGTGGCCAGCGACGCCTTGGTGATGCCCAGCAGCACGGGCCGGGCCCGGGCAGGCTCCCCGCCCTCGGCCATCACCCGGGCGTTCTCCTCCTCGAAGGCGAACTTGTCCACCAGCTCCCCGGGCAGGAACTCGGTGTCCCCCGCCTCCTCCACCTTCACCCGCCGCAGCATCTGGCGCACGATGATCTCGATGTGCTTGTCGTTGATGTCCACGCCCTGCGAGCGGTAGACGCTCTGGATCTCCTGGACCAGGTAGGCCTGGAGCTCCTGGACGCCCTTGATCCGCAGGATGTCGTGGGGGTTCACGGACCCCTCGGTGAGCTGGTCGCCCGGCTCCACCTCGTCCCCGCTCTGGACCTTCACGCGGACCCCGAAGGGCACGGTGTAGACGCGCTCGTCGTTCTTCCCGGTCACGACGATGCGCCGCGTGCCGCGCGCCTCCTGGACCGTCACGGTGCCCTTGATCTCGGCGATCAGCGCCTGCCCCTTGGGCTTGCGGGCCTCGAACAACTCCTCGACCCGGGGCAGGCCCTGGGTGATGTCGAAACCGGCCACGCCGCCGGTGTGGAACGTCCGCATCGTCAGCTGCGTGCCGGGCTCGCCGATGGACTGGGCCGCGATGATGCCCACGGCCTCGCCGATCTCCACCAGCTTCCCGGTGGCCAGGTTGCGCCCGTAGCACTTGGCGCAGACGCCGTAGCGCGTCTTGCACGTCAGCACCGACCGGACGGTCACCGCCTCGATGCCCGCCTCCTCGATGCGCTCGGCCGCCTCCTCGTCGATCTCCGCGCCCGCCTCCAGCACGGGCCTGCGGCGCGGCGGCGCGGCATCCTCGGCCAGGAACCGGCCCACGATGCGGTCGCGCAGCGGCACGACCACCTCGTTGCCCTCCCTGATGGCGGTGACCACCAGGCCCTCGGTGGTCTTGCAGTCGTACTCGCGCACGATGACGTCCTGGGCGACGTCCACCAGGCGTCGGGTCAGGTAGCCGGACTCCGACGTCCGGATGGCCGTATCGGCCAGCCCCTTGCGCTGGCCGTGGGTGGAGATGAAGTACTCCAGGACCGTCAGCCCCTCGCGGAAGTTGGCCTTGATGGGCAGCTCGATGATCCGCCCGCTGGGGTCGGTCATGAGGCCGCGCATCCCCGCCAGCTGCCGGATCTGCTGGATGTTGCCGCGGGCGCCCGAGAGGGCCATCATGTACAGCGGGTTGAACGCGCCGAACTGGCTCATCATGGCCTGGGTGATCTCCTCGGTGGCCTTGGTCCAGACGTCGATGGCCCGCTGGTAGCGCTCGCCGTCGGTGATGAGGCCCCGCCGGTACTGGGCGTCGATGGCGTCGATGCGCTTCTCGGCCTCGGCCAGGATGCGGCGCTTGGCCTCGGGGATCACGATGTCGCCAATGGCGATGCCCGAGCCGCTGCGGGTCGCGTAACGGAACCCCAGGTCCTTGAGGGCGTCCAGCAGCTCCACGGTCTTGGTGGTCCCCAGCCGGCTGTAGGCCTCGGAGACGATCTGGGAGAGGACCTTGCGGTCGCACACCTCGTTGATGAAGCGCAGCTCCTCCGGGATCGCCTCGTTGAAGATCACGCGGCCGGCGGTGGTGACGATGACCTGGTCGACGTAGCGGACGCGGATGCGCGAGTGCAGCCGGATCGCGCCGCTCTCCAGGGCCAGGATCACCTCACTGGGCGAAGAGAACGCCTTCAGCTGGCTGTCGGGCTTGTCGCGGTCGGCGGGATCCTCCACGGTGAGGTAGTAGCAGCCGAACACGATGTCGCGCGTGGGGCTGGTGATGGCCTTGCCGTAGGCGGGCGACAGGATGTTGTACGCCGACAGCATCAGCAGGCGCGCCTCGGCCTGGGCCGCGGCCGACAGCGGCACGTGAACCGCCATCTGGTCGCCGTCGAAGTCGGCGTTGTACGCCGTGCACACCAGCGGGTGGACCTGGATCGCCTTGCCCTCGATGAGCACCGGTTCGAACGCCTGGATCCCCAGCCGGTGCAGGGTGGGGGCCCGGTTGAGCAGCACCGGATGCTCGCGCACCACTTCCTCCAGCACGTCCCACACCTCGGGGCGCGCCCGCTCCACCATGCGCTTGGCGCTCTTGATGTTCTGGGCCAGGTTGCGGTCCACGAGCTTCTTCATCACGAAGGGCTTGAAGAGCTCCAGCGCCATCTCCTTGGGCAGCCCGCACTGGTAGAGCTTCAGCTTGGGCCCCACCACGATCACCGAGCGCCCCGAGTAGTCCACCCGCTTGCCCAGCAGGTTCTGGCGAAACCGCCCCTGCTTGCCCTTGAGCATGTCCGACAGCGACTTCAACGGCCGGTTGTTGGGCCCCGTCACCGGCCGGCCCCGCCGGCCGTTGTCGATCAGGGCGTCCACGGCCTCCTGCAGCATGCGCTTCTCGTTGCGCACGATGATCTCGGGCGCACCGAGGTCCAGCAACCGCTTGAGCCGGTTGTTGCGGTTGATGACCCGCCGGTAGAGGTCGTTGAGGTCGCTGGTGGCGAACCGGCCCCCGTCCAGCTGGACCATGGGCCGCAGGTCGGGCGGGATCACGGGAATGACCGTCAGGATCATCCACTCGGGCTTGTTGCCGCTCTTCCGGAACGCCTCGACGACCTCCAGCCGCTTGAGGATCTTCATGCGCTTCTGGCCCGAGGCACCCTTCAGCTCGGCCCGCAGGCCGCGGCTCAGCTTCTCGAGGTCCAGCTCCTCCAGCAGCTCCTTGATGGCCTCGGCCCCCATGGCGGCGCGGAACGCCGTGCCGTACTTCTCCCGCATCTCGCGGTACTCGTTCTCGGTCAGCAGCTGCCGCTTCTGCAACGGCGTCGTCCCCGGGTCGACCACCACGTAGGCGGCGAAGTAGACGACCCGTTCCAGGGCCCGCGGCGACATGTCCAGCAGCAGGCCGATGCGGCTGGGCACGCCCTTCAGGTACCAGATGTGGCAGACCGGCGCGGCCAGCTCGATGTGGCCCATCCGCTCGCGCCGGACCTTGGCGCGGGTGACCTCGACCCCGCACCGGTCGCAGACGATCCCCTTGAACCGGATGCGCTTGTACTTGCCGCAGTGGCACTCCCAGTCCTTGGTGGGCCCGAAGATGCGTTCACAGAACAGCCCGTCGCGCTCGGGCTTGAGCGTCCGGTAGTTGATCGTCTCGGGCTTCTTGACCTCGCCGTGCGACCACCCGCGGATCTGCTCCGGCGACGCCAGACCGATCTTCACTGCGGAGAAGTTGTTGACGTCCTGCATCGTTGGTGCCCCTCCACCAGGCCGCATCCGCCCGCGCGGGTGTCAGTAGTCCTCCACCAGGGCCTCTTCGCCCTCGAGGTTGATGCCGAGGGCGCGCGCCGTCTCCGCGATGTCTTCCTCGATCTCCTTGAGCTCGATCTCGCGCTTGTCCTCGCTGAGCACCTTCACGTCCAGACACAGCGCCTGGAGCTCCTTCAGGAGCACCTTGAAGGACTCGGGCACGCCCGGCTCCTGGATGTTCTCGCCCTTGACGATGGCCTCGTAGGTCTTGACGCGCCCCACGACGTCGTCGGACTTGACGGTCAGGAGCTCCTGCAGGGTCGAGGCCGCTCCGTAGGCCTCCAGCGCCCACACCTCCATCTCGCCGAACCGCTGGCCACCGAACTGCGCCTTGCCCCCCAGCGGCTGCTGCGTGATCAGGCTGTAGGGGCCGGTGCTGCGGGCGTGGATCTTGTCCTCGACCAGGTGCAGCAGCTTCATCATGTAGATCGACCCGCAGGTGACCGGCTGGTCGAACGGCTCGCCGGTCCGGCCGTCGCGCAGGACGATCTTGCCGTCGGGGGGCAGGCCCGCCTGGTCCAGCAGGCGACGGATCTCGTCCTCCCGCGGGCCGTCGAACACCGGCGCCTCCACCCAGAGGTTGAGCTTCTCGGCCGCCCAGCCCAGGTGGGTTTCCAGCACCTGCCCCACGTTCATCCGGCTGGGCACGCCCAGGGGGTTGAGCACGATGTCCACCGGCGTCCCGTCGGGCAGGTAGGGCATGTCCTCCTCGGGGAGGATGACCGAGATGACGCCCTTGTTCCCGTGGCGGCCGGCCATCTTGTCCCCCACGGCGATCTTGCGCTTCTGGGCCACGTAGACGCGCACCAGGGCGTTGACCCCCGGCGGCAGCTCGTCGCCCTCCTCGCGGTCGCCCTTGTCGCGGGTGAACATCTTCACGGCCACCACCTTGCCGCGTTCGCCGTGGGGCACCCGCAGGGACGTGTCGCGGACCTCGCGGGCCTTCTCGCCGAAGATGGCCCGCAGCAGCCGCTCCTCGGCGGTGAGCTCGGTCTCCCCTTTGGGCGTCACCTTGCCCACCAGGATGTCGCCGGCGCGCACCTCGGCGCCGATGCGCACGATCCCCCGCTCGTCCAGGTCGCGCAGCGCGTCCTCGCCGATGTTGGGGATGTCCCGGGTGATGTCCTCGGGCCCCAGCTTGGTGTCGCGGGCCTCCACCTCGTACTCCTCGATGTGCACCGAGGTGAACAGGTCCTCGCGCACCAGGCGCTCGCTGACCACGATGGCGTCCTCGTAGTTGTAGCCCTCCCAGGGCATGAAGGCCACCACGACGTTCCGCCCCAGGGCCAGCTCGCCCTGATCGGTGGACGGCCCGTCGGCCAGGATGTCCCCCTCCTTGACCTCGTCGCCCGAGCGCACGATGGGGACCTGGTTGATGCACGTGCCCTGGTTGCTCCGGCGGTACTTGATGAGCGGGTACTCGTCGACCTCGCGGCCGACGCGGACGACGATGCGCTCGCCCGTCACCGACTCCACGACGCCCGCCCGCCGGCAGCGCACCACCGCCCCGCTGTCCACCGCCGCCCGGTACTCCACCCCGGTGCCCACCCGGGGCGCCTCGCTCTGCAGGAGCGGCACGGCCTGGCGCTGCATGTTGGAGCCCATCAGCGCCCGGTTGGCGTCGTCGTGCTCGAGGAACGGGATGAGCGCGGTGGCCACCGAGACGATCTGCTTGGGGGACACGTCCATGAACTGCACGTCCTCGGGACGCACCAGCTTGATCTCGGCGCCGTGCCGCGCCGTGACCCGCGGCCCGATCAGGCGCCCGCGCTCGTCCACGGCGGCGTTGGCCTGGGCGATGACGTACTGGTCCTCCTCGTCCGCGGTGAGGTAGCGGATGCGGCGGGTGACGACGCCCTCCCTGACCTCGCGGTACGGCGTCTCGATGAACCCCAGCGGATTCACCCGGGCGTAGGTGGCCAGGGACGAGATCAGCCCGATGTTGGGCCCTTCGGGCGTCTCGATGGGGCACATGCGCCCGTAGTGCGACGTGTGCACGTCGCGCACCTCGAACCCCGCCCGCTCGCGGGACAGGCCACCCGGGCCCAGCGCCGAGAGCCGGCGCTTGTGCGTGAGTTCGGCCAGCGGGTTGGTCTGGTCCATGAACTGCGAGAGCTGACTGGAGCCGAAGAACTCCTTGATGGCCGCCACCACCGGCCGGATGTTGATGAGCTGCTGGGGCGTGACCTGCCCCGGCTCCTGGATCGTCATGCGCTCGCGGATGACCCGCTCCATGCGCAGCATGCCGATACGGAACTGGTTCTGGAGCAGCTCGCCCACCGACCGCACCCGGCGGTTGCCCAGGTGGTCGATGTCGTCGACGCGGGCCTCGGGATCGCCGGCGGCCAGCCGCATCAGGTAGCGGATGATCTCCACGAGGTCCTCGCGGGTCAGGATCCGGACGTCGGGATCGACCTTGAGCCCCAGCTTCTTGTTGAGCTTGTACCGTCCCACCCTGCCCAGGTCGTAGCGGCGGGGTTCGAAGAAGAGGGTCTCCAACAGGGTCCTGGCGCTCTCCAGGGTGGGCGGGTCGCCCGGCCGCAGGCGCCGGTAGATCTCGATGAGCGCCTCGTCGCGGCTGTGGGTGGTGTCCTTCTCCAGCGTGGCCCGGAGGCTGCGGTCCTCGCCGTAGAGCTTCACCAGCTTCTCGTCCGTCTCGTACCCCACGGCGCGCAGCAGCGCGGTCGCCGGGAGCTTGCGGGTGCGGTCGATCCGGACGTAGATCGCGCCGCCGGCGTCGACCTCCAGTTCGAGCCACGCCCCGCGGTGCGGGATGACCACGGCCGTGGGCAACGGCCGGCCGGAAGCGTCCGGCGTGAACGCGTAGTAGGCCCCCGGCGAACGCACCAGCTGGCTGACGACCACCCGCTCCGCGCCGTTGATGATGAAGGTCCCCCGCTCGGTCATCATGGGGAAGTCCCCCATGAAGACCTCCTGCTCCTTGATCTCCCCGGTTTCCCGGACGATCAACCGGACCTTCACCTTGAGGGCGGCGCTGTAGTTGTAGTCGCGGTCCCGGCACTCCTCCTCGGTGTACTTCAGGCGCTCCAGGCGGTAGCCGCCGAAGTCCAGGACGGCCTGGTCGTCGAAGACGTTCTCCGGCGGCGTGACCTTGCGGCGCCCGCTCTCCACGGCGAAGTGCAGCTCGAGGTTGCCGGTGAAGTCCTGGATGGGGGAGACCTCGGCGAACACCTCCCGGATCCCCTCGCGCAGGAACCAGTCGAAGGACCGGCGCTGCACCTCGATGAGGTCGGGCATGTCCACGACGTCCGGGATCTTGGCGAAGCTGTGCCGGACGCGACGCCCCCGGTGCACGATACGGGCATCGGGAATGGCGACCCGGCTGCGGGCCGGACGGGCAAGGGCCTCAAGCCTCGTCTTGGTCTTCACGGCGGAAGGCGTCACCTCCGGGAGATCTCCGCACCGCACCGCGCCAGGCGGCAGTCAGGCTGGGGCCGCACCGTGGCTCGGCAGGCATCTGCCTGTGGGGTACGCACGCGAGAGGTTCAGACTCTGATCCCGGGCCTACGGGCGATCCTGGCTGCCGGAAAGACGAGAGCAGGGTCGATCTCCGCGGTCGATCCCCCTGCCCCGTTCGTCGTGTCGCGCTGGATGTGCTCGTGCTGTCGCACGCGGCAGCCCCGCCAAGGCCCGTACACGCAAACATACCCGTCGGCCCCTGGCGTTGTCAAGAGCCGCATGCGTCGGCCGCCGGCCCGGCGGGTGTCGCCGGGGCGGCCT contains:
- the rpsG gene encoding 30S ribosomal protein S7 is translated as MPRKGPVRPREIGPDPVYHNVIVHRLINKVMMRGKKSLAARHVYRAFDIVKEKSGQDPVKVFEKALANASPLLEVRPRRVGGATYQVPVEVRPERRLSLGLRWLVQYARARRDRRTFAEKLAAELLDASVGQGAAVKKREDTHKMAEANKAFAHYRW
- the rpsL gene encoding 30S ribosomal protein S12 — encoded protein: MPTVNQLVRLGRHRLRSKSKSPALQGSPFRRGVCIQVKTTTPKKPNSALRKIARVRLTNGIEVTAYIPGIGHNLQEHSVVLIRGGRVKDLPGIRYHIVRGTLDAAGVAGRMRGRSKYGAKRPKK
- a CDS encoding ribosomal L7Ae/L30e/S12e/Gadd45 family protein, yielding MTTDALARLRAAASRVVGATQTAKAVARGRAAEVFVAADADPRVVEPVVRAAAERGLPVTEVESMALLGRACGIGVGAAAAAVLVEDRPAP
- the rpoC gene encoding DNA-directed RNA polymerase subunit beta', whose amino-acid sequence is MQDVNNFSAVKIGLASPEQIRGWSHGEVKKPETINYRTLKPERDGLFCERIFGPTKDWECHCGKYKRIRFKGIVCDRCGVEVTRAKVRRERMGHIELAAPVCHIWYLKGVPSRIGLLLDMSPRALERVVYFAAYVVVDPGTTPLQKRQLLTENEYREMREKYGTAFRAAMGAEAIKELLEELDLEKLSRGLRAELKGASGQKRMKILKRLEVVEAFRKSGNKPEWMILTVIPVIPPDLRPMVQLDGGRFATSDLNDLYRRVINRNNRLKRLLDLGAPEIIVRNEKRMLQEAVDALIDNGRRGRPVTGPNNRPLKSLSDMLKGKQGRFRQNLLGKRVDYSGRSVIVVGPKLKLYQCGLPKEMALELFKPFVMKKLVDRNLAQNIKSAKRMVERARPEVWDVLEEVVREHPVLLNRAPTLHRLGIQAFEPVLIEGKAIQVHPLVCTAYNADFDGDQMAVHVPLSAAAQAEARLLMLSAYNILSPAYGKAITSPTRDIVFGCYYLTVEDPADRDKPDSQLKAFSSPSEVILALESGAIRLHSRIRVRYVDQVIVTTAGRVIFNEAIPEELRFINEVCDRKVLSQIVSEAYSRLGTTKTVELLDALKDLGFRYATRSGSGIAIGDIVIPEAKRRILAEAEKRIDAIDAQYRRGLITDGERYQRAIDVWTKATEEITQAMMSQFGAFNPLYMMALSGARGNIQQIRQLAGMRGLMTDPSGRIIELPIKANFREGLTVLEYFISTHGQRKGLADTAIRTSESGYLTRRLVDVAQDVIVREYDCKTTEGLVVTAIREGNEVVVPLRDRIVGRFLAEDAAPPRRRPVLEAGAEIDEEAAERIEEAGIEAVTVRSVLTCKTRYGVCAKCYGRNLATGKLVEIGEAVGIIAAQSIGEPGTQLTMRTFHTGGVAGFDITQGLPRVEELFEARKPKGQALIAEIKGTVTVQEARGTRRIVVTGKNDERVYTVPFGVRVKVQSGDEVEPGDQLTEGSVNPHDILRIKGVQELQAYLVQEIQSVYRSQGVDINDKHIEIIVRQMLRRVKVEEAGDTEFLPGELVDKFAFEEENARVMAEGGEPARARPVLLGITKASLATESFLSAASFQETARVLTDAATRGKVDPLIGLKENVIIGKLIPAGTGMPRYRQLKVTAEL
- the rpoB gene encoding DNA-directed RNA polymerase subunit beta, with the translated sequence MHRGRRVRHSFAKIPDVVDMPDLIEVQRRSFDWFLREGIREVFAEVSPIQDFTGNLELHFAVESGRRKVTPPENVFDDQAVLDFGGYRLERLKYTEEECRDRDYNYSAALKVKVRLIVRETGEIKEQEVFMGDFPMMTERGTFIINGAERVVVSQLVRSPGAYYAFTPDASGRPLPTAVVIPHRGAWLELEVDAGGAIYVRIDRTRKLPATALLRAVGYETDEKLVKLYGEDRSLRATLEKDTTHSRDEALIEIYRRLRPGDPPTLESARTLLETLFFEPRRYDLGRVGRYKLNKKLGLKVDPDVRILTREDLVEIIRYLMRLAAGDPEARVDDIDHLGNRRVRSVGELLQNQFRIGMLRMERVIRERMTIQEPGQVTPQQLINIRPVVAAIKEFFGSSQLSQFMDQTNPLAELTHKRRLSALGPGGLSRERAGFEVRDVHTSHYGRMCPIETPEGPNIGLISSLATYARVNPLGFIETPYREVREGVVTRRIRYLTADEEDQYVIAQANAAVDERGRLIGPRVTARHGAEIKLVRPEDVQFMDVSPKQIVSVATALIPFLEHDDANRALMGSNMQRQAVPLLQSEAPRVGTGVEYRAAVDSGAVVRCRRAGVVESVTGERIVVRVGREVDEYPLIKYRRSNQGTCINQVPIVRSGDEVKEGDILADGPSTDQGELALGRNVVVAFMPWEGYNYEDAIVVSERLVREDLFTSVHIEEYEVEARDTKLGPEDITRDIPNIGEDALRDLDERGIVRIGAEVRAGDILVGKVTPKGETELTAEERLLRAIFGEKAREVRDTSLRVPHGERGKVVAVKMFTRDKGDREEGDELPPGVNALVRVYVAQKRKIAVGDKMAGRHGNKGVISVILPEEDMPYLPDGTPVDIVLNPLGVPSRMNVGQVLETHLGWAAEKLNLWVEAPVFDGPREDEIRRLLDQAGLPPDGKIVLRDGRTGEPFDQPVTCGSIYMMKLLHLVEDKIHARSTGPYSLITQQPLGGKAQFGGQRFGEMEVWALEAYGAASTLQELLTVKSDDVVGRVKTYEAIVKGENIQEPGVPESFKVLLKELQALCLDVKVLSEDKREIELKEIEEDIAETARALGINLEGEEALVEDY